The Christiangramia salexigens genome includes the window AACCGCTTTCTTTCCGTAGAAAATAGAACTGAAGAAGTTATAGATAAACACTAACTGTACAGCTGCAGTAATAATAGCGGCAACAGTAATGATCACGTTAACATCAGCATAATCATCAAAGTATGGGAATTCCGTATTCGTATAATAACGTCTTGGAAGACCTGCAATTCCAATAAAGTGCATTGGGAAGAATACACCGTACGCACCAACTGCTGTTACCCAGAAGTGAATATAACCTAGGTTCTTATTCATCATTCTACCAAACATCTTAGGGAACCAATGATAAACTCCTGCGAACAGACCATAAAGTGCAGATATACCCATTACCAGGTGGAAGTGAGCCACTACGAAATATGTATCGTGAACGTTAATATCCAGGGTTGAATCCGCAAGGATAATACCAGTTAAACCACCGGTGATGAAGGTAGAAACAAGTCCGATTGAGAACAACATTCCCGGGTTCATCTGAAGATTACCCTTCCATAAAGTGGTGATATAGTTAAATGCTTTTACAGCCGATGGAATGGCGATCAATAATGTTGTAAAGGTAAATACCGATCCAAGGAACGGGTTCATACCAGATACGAACATGTGGTGACCCCAAACGATCGTTGATAAGAATGCGATTGCAAGAATAGATGCAACCATCGCACGGTAACCAAAAATTGGTTTACGTGAATTTGTTGCTATAATTTCTGAAGTAATACCAAGGGCAGGAAGTAATACAATATAAACCTCCGGGTGTCCAAGGAACCAGAATAAATGCTCAAATAATACAGGTGAACCTCCCTGATGGCTTAATACTTCTCCCTGGATAAAGATATCACTTAGGAAGAATGAAGTACCAAAGCTACGGTCCATGATAAGCAGTAATGCTGCAGAAAGAAGAACCGGGAAGGAAACAACTCCAATAATAGCAGTTACAAAGAATGCCCAGATCGTAAGTGGAAGTCT containing:
- a CDS encoding cytochrome c oxidase subunit I; protein product: MSAIANAPAHDHHDDHGHHHKETFITKYIFSTDHKMIAKQYLITGLIMGIIGIGMSILFRIQLAWPGESFWFFEALLGKWAPDGVMSPSIYLALVTIHGTIMVFFVLTAGLSGTFSNLLIPLQIGARDMASGFLNMVSYWLFFLSSVIMLSSLFVEAGPASAGWTIYPPLSALPQAIGGSGTGMTLWLVSMAIFIASSLLGSLNYIVTVINLRTKGMSMTRLPLTIWAFFVTAIIGVVSFPVLLSAALLLIMDRSFGTSFFLSDIFIQGEVLSHQGGSPVLFEHLFWFLGHPEVYIVLLPALGITSEIIATNSRKPIFGYRAMVASILAIAFLSTIVWGHHMFVSGMNPFLGSVFTFTTLLIAIPSAVKAFNYITTLWKGNLQMNPGMLFSIGLVSTFITGGLTGIILADSTLDINVHDTYFVVAHFHLVMGISALYGLFAGVYHWFPKMFGRMMNKNLGYIHFWVTAVGAYGVFFPMHFIGIAGLPRRYYTNTEFPYFDDYADVNVIITVAAIITAAVQLVFIYNFFSSIFYGKKAVQNPWKSNTLEWTTPVEHIHGNWPGAIPSVYRWAYDYSKENENGEYVIKGQDFVPQTVPLQKDEEELNH